A genome region from Sebastes umbrosus isolate fSebUmb1 chromosome 22, fSebUmb1.pri, whole genome shotgun sequence includes the following:
- the nfxl1 gene encoding NF-X1-type zinc finger protein NFXL1, with amino-acid sequence MEPAWRQQGRGRGRSQEVQGERSRPQPQKERERPGVAAVPGGWGAGRGGKTKSATTPEPQHGASVQSKFEEIRKSNQAAAQRLVESRISSSSSDDDDDDDEDADVEVDHKDGKRGKILASTFTTYTNQTGGDATGLLRTGQYVSDLFQSGALTCLICIASVKRTQAVWSCSSCFSLFHLPCIQKWAKDSAFLVSSVTDEDFGQKQHPWPCPKCRAEYPPTATPNRYMCYCGKLQDPPADPWLAPHSCGSVCQKELKPTCGHTCLLLCHPGPCPPCPKMVSVSCLCGKAKPLPRRCSNKAWSCQQTCCKLLPCRQHTCTQPCHTECSPCPRVSVQRCVCGREEAERPCASPQWNCQQVCGSPLSCGNHTCEVLCHDGVCPPCPRSVSRSCPCSKTKSSLPCTEEVMPCGDTCDRRLSCGKHTCSMRCHRGSCETCRQEVEKECRCGKYRRLMSCHKEYLCDSKCPKTRSCQRHQCRRKCCPGNCPACDQSCGRTLGCRNHKCPSGCHQGSCYPCPETVEVRCTCGSSVLAVPCGRERSTKPPRCKETCRCPPSCHHPTRETHRCHPAPCPPCRQPCLLPLPRCSHTCPQPCHDRVLVKSQQVQLAGPWEQPSEPAFVQKALPCPPCQVPIATTCFGEHEVSPVPCHRQGRFSCKRPCGRPLTCGNHTCSRECHLVTHGNKCEVCDESCSKPRPPGCPHPCSRPCHPGNCPTCSQMIRQRCHCKISMLYVECTKLTSADEQTKVALGSCNNQCPKELSCGHRCKQVCHPGVCAEKCQQKVKLRCPCRRIKKEFPCSPSDQCVVQCDDSCRDQQRKVSQVKEAEQKAAQEEEQKKLQEELEAFEKRQQRGGRRSKKRGRREEVDDEGGRVARWWRRCAAFVLVPLGGALLAAAAYHLLTTP; translated from the exons ATGGAGCCGGCCTGGCGACAGCAGGGCAGGGGGCGTGGCCGGAGTCAGGAGGTTCAGGGTGAAAGGTCACGACCCCAGCcgcagaaggagagagagaggccgggGGTCGCCGCCGTCCCAGGCGGGTGGGGGGCGGGACGAGGAGGGAAGACGAAGTCAGCCACGACACCTGAACCTCAGCATG GTGCGTCGGTCCAATCCAAGTTCGAGGAGATCAGGAAGTCCAACCAGGCTGCTGCTCAGCGATTGGTGGAGAGCCGtatcagctcctcctcctctgatgatgatgatgatgatgatgaagatgctGATGTAGAGGTTGACCACAAGGATGGAAAGAGGGGGAAGATCCTGGCGTCGACCTTCACCACTTACACCAACCAGACAG GTGGTGATGCTACCGGTCTGCTCAGGACCGGTCAGTACGTCAGCGACCTGTTTCAGTCTGGAGCTCTCACCTGTCTCATCTGCATCGCCTCCGTCAAGAGGACGCAGgcg gtgtggagctgctccagctGTTTCTCCCTCTTCCACCTCCCCTGTATTCAGAAGTGGGCCAAAGACTCGGCCTTCCTCGTCTCCTCCGTCACCGATGAAGACTTCGGTCAGAAGCAGCATCCCTGGCCGTG TCCAAAGTGTCGAGCAGAGTATCCACCCACTGCCACGCCCAAcag GTACATGTGTTACTGTGGGAAGCTGCAGGATCCTCCAGCTGATCCCTGGTTGGCTCCTCACTCCTGCGGCTCCGTCTGTCAAAAAGAGCTCAAACCCACCTGTGGACACACCTGTCTGCTGCTCTGTCACCCCg GTCCCTGCCCTCCGTGTCCAAAGATGGtatctgtttcctgtctgtgtggCAAAGCTAAGCCCCTCCCCCGTCGCTGTAGCAACAAG GCCTGGTCCTGTCAGCAGACCTGCTGCAAGCTGTTACCCTGCAGACAGCACACCTGTACACAGCCCTGCCACACag AGTGCTCTCCGTGTCCCAGAGTCAGTgttcagaggtgtgtgtgtggcagagaggaggcagagagaccCTGCGCCAGCCCTCAGTGGAACTGTCAacag gTGTGtggctctcctctctcctgtggGAATCACACCTGTGAGGTTTTGTGTCACGATGGCGTTTGTCCTCCGTGTCCTCGCTCCGTCAGCAGATCCTGTCCCTGCAGCAAGACCA AGTCGTCTCTGCCGTGCACGGAGGAAGTGATGCCGTGCGGCGACACGTGCGACCGCCGTCTGTCGTGTGGGAAACACACCTGTTCCATGAGGTGTCACCGAGGGAGCTGCGAGACCTGCAGACAG gaggtggagaaggagtGCAGGTGTGGGAAATACAGGAGGTTGATGTCGTGTCATAAGGAATACCTGTGTGACTCCAAATGTCCAAAAACCAGAAGCTGCCAGAGACACCAGTGCAGGAGGAAG TGCTGCCCTGGTAACTGCCCTGCGTGTGACCAGAGCTGTGGTCGGACTCTGGGCTGTCGCAACCACAAGTGTCCCTCTGGCTGTCACCAAG GTAGCTGTTATCCGTGTCCGGAGACGGTGGAGGTCAGGTGTACCTGCGGTTCGTCCGTCTTGGCCGTCCCCTGTGGGCGAGAACGGAGCACCAAACCGCCGCGCTGCAAAGAGACCTGCAG GTGTCCTCCGTCCTGCCACCACCCGACCAGAGAGACGCACCGTTGCCACCCGGCGCCCTGCCCCCCCTGCAGACAGCCCTGCCTGCTGCCGCTGCCGCGCTGCAGCCACACCTGTCCTCAGCCCTGCCACGACCGCGTGCTGGTCAAGTCCCAACAG GTGCAGCTAGCCGGTCCGTGGGAGCAGCCGTCCGAACCGGCGTTCGTTCAGAAAGCTCTGCCGTGTCCGCCGTGTCAAGTACCCATAGCAAC GACGTGTTTTGGAGAACATGAG GTCAGCCCGGTGCCGTGTCATCGCCAGGGTCGATTCTCCTGTAAACGACCTTGCGGACGACCTTTGACCTGCGGAAATCACACCTGCAGCAGGGAGTGTCACCTGGTTACCCACGGCAACAAG TGCGAGGTGTGTGATGAGAGCTGctctaagccccgcccccccgGCTGTCCTCACCCCTGCTCCCGTCCCTGTCACCCCGGCAACTGTCCCACCTGCAGCCAGATGATCCGCCAACGCTGCCACTGCAAGATCAGCATGCTCTACGTGGAGTGCAC GAAGTTGACATCAGCTGATGAACAGACGAAGGTGGCGTTGGGCTCCTGCAACAACCAGTGTCCTAAAGag CTGAGCTGCGGACATCGCTGTAAGCAGGTGTGTCATCcaggtgtgtgtgcagagaaatGTCAGCAGAAGGTGAAGCTCAGGTGTCCCTGCAGGAGGATCAAGAAG gagttCCCGTGCTCGCCGTCCGATCAGTGTGTGGTTCAGTGTGACGACTCCTGCAGAGACCAGCAGAGGAAAGTCAGCCAG GTGAAGGAGGCGGAGCAGAAAGCAGctcaggaggaggagcagaagaaaCTTCAA gaggagctggaggcgtTCGAGAAGCGCCAGCAgcgaggaggacggaggagtAAGAagcgagggaggagggaggaggtggatgaCGAGGGGGGGAGGGTGgcgaggtggtggaggaggtgcGCTGCCTTCGTCCTCGTCCCGCTGGGCGGAGCTCTGCTGGCCGCCGCCGCCTACCACCTCCTGACCACGCCCTGA
- the cnga1b gene encoding LOW QUALITY PROTEIN: cGMP-gated cation channel alpha-1 (The sequence of the model RefSeq protein was modified relative to this genomic sequence to represent the inferred CDS: deleted 1 base in 1 codon), whose translation MAKVAPSVPSHISRLTPSTIVLHNMEEEPGEGREGDRADQRAGPGVLFNVNNSNNNEEEEEKKRKKKEKKEKKERKEKRAKEKQEKQERKEKKQKEKEEKEKIQKEKEEKEKEKKAKEEAPKEITVIDPAGNTYYHWLGVITIPVMYNWTLIIARASFEELQSDYLTFWFLVDLLCDILYICDMVFRTRTGYLEQGLLVKDEQKLRERYMKSFQFKLDLISMIPTDVMYLVLGLKYPEIRLNKLFRFNRMLEFFQRTETRTNYPNALRISNLVMYIVIIIHWNACLYYSFSKAMGFGHDRFVYPDPADPEFGRLVRKYAYSMYWSTLTLTTIGETPPPQENMEYFFVVTDFLVGVLIFATIVGNVGSMITNMNAARASFQARIDAIKQYMTFRKVTKDLEKRVIKWFDFLWTNKKAVDEREVLKYLPDKLRAEIAINVHLDTLKKVRIFADCEAGLLVELVLKLQPQVYSPGDYICKKGDIGREMYIIKEGKLAVVADDGIKQFVVLSDGSYFGEISILAIKGSKAGNRRTANIKSIGYSDLFCLSKDDLMEALTEYPDAKALLEEKGRQILMKDNLLDLEVAAQGPDPKEIEEKVDRMTSTLDVLQTRYARLLAEHDAANSKLKHRVNKLEKKLAPPLPPTPET comes from the exons ATGGCCAAAGTAGCTCCATCAGTCCCGTCCCACATCTCCAGGTTAACTCCGTCCACCATCGTTCTacacaacatggaggaggagccaGGTGAAGGCAGGGAGGGGGACAG AGCTGATCAAAGAGCCGGACCAGGAGTTCTGTTCAACGTcaataacagcaacaacaacgaAGAAGA agaggagaagaaaagaaagaagaaagagaagaaagaaaagaaggagagaaaagagaagagggc GAAGGAGAAGCAGGAGAagcaggagaggaaggag aaaaaacagaaggagaaagaggagaaggagaaaatacagaaggagaaagaggaaaaggagaaagagaagaaggccAAAGAGGAGGC TCCCAAGGAGATCACAGTGATTGATCCGGCAGGTAACACCTACTACCACTGGCTGGGTGTCATCACCATCCCCGTCATGTACAACTGGACCCTGATCATAGCCAG ggcgTCTTTCGAGGAGCTGCAGTCGGACTATTTGACATTCTGGTTCCTCGTGGACTTACTGTGTGACATCCTCTACATCTGTGACATGGTCTTCAGAACCAGAACCG gttacCTGGAGCAGGGTCTACTGGTGAAGGACGAGCAGAAGCTGCGTGAGCGCTACATGAAGAGCTTCCAGTTCAAACTGGACCTGATCTCGATGATTCCCACCGACGTGATGTACCTCGTGTTAGGCCTCAAATACCCCGAAATCCGCCTCAACAAGCTGTTCAGGTTCAACAG GATGCTGGAGTTCTTCCAGAGGACGGAGACCAGGACTAACTACCCCAACGCTCTTCGTATCTCCAACCTCGTCATGtacatcgtcatcatcatccacTGGAACGCCTGCCTCTACTACTCCTTCTCCAAGGCCATGG GTTTCGGCCATGACAGGTTTGTGTATCCCGACCCGGCAGATCCAGAGTTTGGTCGTCTGGTGAGGAAGTACGCCTACAGTATGTACTGGTCCACGCTGACGCTCACCACCATCGGAGAGACTCCGCCCCCCCAGGAGAACATGGAGTACTTCTTCGTCGTCACTGACTTCCTG GTTGGCGTGTTGATCTTCGCCACCATCGTCGGTAACGTCGGTTCGATGATCACCAACATGAACGCCGCCAGAGCCAGCTTCCAGGCTCGCATCGACGCCATCAAACAGTACATGACCTTCCGAAAG GTAACGAAGGACCTGGAGAAGCGAGTGATCAAGTGGTTTGACTTCCTGTGGACCAATAAGAAAGCGGTGGATGAGAGGGAGGTGTTGAAGTACCTGCCAGACAAACTGAGAGCTGAGATCGCCATCAACGTCCACCTGGACACCCTCAAGAAG GTGCGTATCTTTGCGGACTGCGAGGCCGGTCTGCTGGTGGAGCTGGTGCTGAAGCTGCAGCCTCAGGTCTACAGTCCGGGAGACTACATCTGTAAGAAGGGCGACATCGGCAGAGAGATGTACATCATCAAGGAGGGAAAACTCGCCGTCGTCGCTGACGATGGCATCAAGCAGTTTGTCGTCCTGAGTGATGGAAGCTACTTTGGCGAGATCAGCATCCTGGCTATTAAAG GCAGTAAGGCGGGAAACAGGAGGACGGCCAACATCAAGAGCATCGGTTACTCCGACCTCTTCTGTCTCTCCAAAGACGACCTGATGGAGGCGCTGACGGAGTATCCCGACGCCAAAGCtctgctggaggagaagggacGGCAGATTCTGATGAAGGACAATCTGCTGGACTTGGAG GTGGCGGCGCAGGGCCCCGACCCCAAAGAGATCGAGGAGAAGGTGGACAGGATGACGAGCACACTGGACGTCCTGCAGACGCGCTACGCTCGCCTGCTGGCAGAGCACGACGCCGCCAACAGCAAACTCAAACACCGAGTCAACAAGCTGGAGAAGAAGCTGGCGCCGCCGCTGCCTCCGACACCTGAGACATAG
- the LOC119481748 gene encoding LOW QUALITY PROTEIN: uncharacterized protein LOC119481748 (The sequence of the model RefSeq protein was modified relative to this genomic sequence to represent the inferred CDS: deleted 2 bases in 2 codons), translated as MLCLLRCLCALIGLAVSSGAPVINGSSVLNISSMPITYYGKKYEQVYVSFTNDHTTFCFDGYYDPPTRQDCIVAAPAAVTLFAYQFIPATSTVLKAIPSITSAFVGEVVISVKLDTVHRFEFLNCGTEAGLFLDGPVGLVDLLVNGITVDTLKVNSTEGAVFDISGCRHSGFVYKRGQVFADRDSCSFCNDSAVVVITRKCGNMERCQGNGICMLDTSCTVTGPNIIDVNNNVHIVKDRCAYSLLSTPSVLDFHVLANFRERRHKDVSFLDSVTLRLGGSGVDIHLEQGGRVRLDDTVLSLDSLAQTFHGVELSKDPTGVTATRSVSNHTISVFFDGNTAQIIFKGDGAAVDASLDGLCGNSRMSLSDALLEESASGCAVLHSGAADSTINCSMVTERCNLLKEVPFTVCHNLIGPEPYIIACVETLCRYPAVDALNCQFLEAYAAACSLNSSTYRTDALEGWRSQAGCSPPQAFCQDRICGGHEFCAEKTDGGEIGCFCRAIFASPYTSAGTLGDPTVCGPNSASVSLLGCLLEEEGIDYSSLRLKDQTCTGHMDELTGKVTFRFNSSNSCGTEVTANNSQIIYKNTIATQNSSSDVIIHREQVYIDFSCVYTQPEIKSEALTVLDSSVIQHVMSGSWNYTLSMKAYTDAGRTRAVQLGTHVKLDQKIWVELKTDGLEGSLVAVVTDSCWATSEASPARNPRYDLITNGCGNPNDKTLKVEGNGLGTSNHFSFNMFQFSRTSGDVYLHCKVKLCPKLNQDCSPSCSGGVRGRRSSRPKYEDEATAFITMAWTN; from the exons ATGCTCTGCCTGCTGCGCTGCCTGTGTGCTCTCATCGGGCTGGCAG TGTCTTCAGGTGCTCCGGTAATTAATGGTTCTTCAGTGTTGAACATCAGCTCCATGCCCATCACCTATTATGGAAAGAAGTACGAGCAAGTCTAT GTGAGCTTTACGAACGACCACACGACGTTCTGTTTCGACGGCTATTACGACCCTCCAACCAGACAGGACTGCATCGTGGCGGCTCCGGCAGCTGTGACGCTTTTTGCTTATCAATTTATTCCAGCTACTTCTACCGTACTTAAAGCTATACCTAGCATTACGTCTGCGTTTGTCGGCGAGGTGGTTATCAGCGTGAAGCTCGACACAGTT CATAGATTTGAATTCCTTAACTGCGGGACAGAAGCAGGCCTGTTTTTGGACGGGCCGGTTGGATTG GTGGATCTTCTCGTCAACGGTATCACAGTCGATACGTTGAAGGTTAATTCTACTGAAGGTGCAGTATTTGACATCAGCGGATGCAGACACTCAG GTTTTGTGTATAAACGTGGTCAAGTGTTCGCCGACAGAGACTCCTGCTCATTCTGTAATGACTCTGCAGTCGTCGTCATCACCAGAAAATGTGGCAACATGGAGCGTTGTCAAGGCAACggcat CTGCATGTTGGACACCTCCTGCACCGTGACCGGCCCCAACATCATCGACGTTAACAACAACGTTCACATCGTCAAGGATCGCTGTGCGTACTCTCTGCTGTCCACTCCGTCAGTCCTAGACTTCCACGTGCTGGCGAACTTCCGGGAACGCCGTCATAAAGACGTGAGCTTTCTGGACAGCGTGACACTGCGACTGGGCGGGTCGGGTGTCGACATCCACCTGGAACAAGGCGGGAGAGTTCGG CTGGACGACACGGTGCTGAGCCTTGACAGCTTGGCTCAGACGTTTCATGGCGTGGAGCTCTCCAAGGACCCGACTGGAGTCACCGCCACGAGGTCGGTCTCCAACCACACCATTTCTGTCTTCTTTGACGGCAACACCGCACAGATCATCTTCAAAG GAGACGGCGCTGCAGTTGATGCGTCTCTTGATGGTTTGTGTGGAAACTCCAGGATGTCTTTGAGTGACGCGTTGCTCGAGGAAAGCGCCAGCGG CTGTGCGGTGCTGCACAGTGGTGCCGCTGACAGCACCATCAACTGCAGCATGGTGACTGAACG CTGTAACCTCCTGAAGGAGGTGCCCTTCACCGTCTGTCACAACCTCATCGGCCCAGAGCCTTACATCATAGCCTGCGTTGAAACGTTGTGCAGATATCCGGCGGTGGACGCTCTCAACTGTCAGTTCCTGGAGGCGTACGCCGCAGCCTGCAGTCTGAACAGCAGCACGTACCGCACAGACGCCCTGGAGGGCTGGAGGTCGCAGGCCGGCTGCT cgcCGCCTCAGGCCTTCTGTCAGGACAGGATCTGCGGTGGTCAC GAGTTCTGTGCGGAGAAGACAGACGGTGGTGAAATCGGCTGCTTCTGTCGCGCCATTTTCGCCTCCCCTTATACTTCGGCAGGCACTTTGG GTGACCCGACGGTCTGCGGGCCAAACTCTGCTTCGGTTTCTCTGCTCGGTTGTCTCCTGGAGGAAGAAGGCATCGACTACTCGTCCTTACGCCTCAAAGACCAGACTTGCACGGGTCACATGGACGAGCTGACCGGCAAGGTGACCTTCAGgttcaacagcagcaacagctgcGGGACGGAGGTCACG GCCAACAACAGCCAAATCATCTACAAGAACACCATCGCGACCCAGAACAGCTCCTCTGACGTCATCATTCACCGAGAGCAGGTTTACATCGACTTCTCCTGCGTCTACACTCAGCCGGAGATCAAGTCCGAGGCCTTAACGGTCCTGGACAG CTCTGTGATCCAGCACGTCATGTCTGGATCTTGGAATTACACTCTGTCCATGAAGGCCTACACCGACGCCGGCCGCACACGAGCCGTGCAGCTCGGCACCCACGTCAAGCTGGACCAGAAGATCTGGGTGGAGCTGAAGACCGACGGGCTGGAGGGCAGCTTGGTCGCCGTGGTGACCGACTCCTGCTGGGCGACCAGCGAGGCGTCG CCGGCGCGAAACCCGAGATACGACCTGATCACGAACGG CTGTGGGAACCCCAACGACAAGACGCTGAAGGTGGAGGGGAACGGGCTGGGAACGTCCAACCACTTCTCCTTCAACATGTTCCAGTTCTCAAGGACCTCCGGTGACGTCTACCTGCACTGCAAAGTCAAGCTGTGTCCCAAACTGAACCAAGACTGCAGCCCG AGCTGTAGCGGAGGAGTTCGAGGACGCAGATCTTCCAGGCCCAAATATGAAGACGAAGCCACAGCCTTCATCACCATGGCCTGGACTAATTAG